A single Roseinatronobacter monicus DNA region contains:
- a CDS encoding IS630 family transposase (programmed frameshift) translates to MGAALALRTDYDGMKLRELARKTKDANQARRLLALAEIYDGGRRSDAARIGGVGLQIVRDWVERFNARGPDGLINGKAPGQQSKLNDEQRRALAAIVESGPTLSVHGVVRWRLSDLRKWIADTFGISLHETSISRELRALGYVKLTARPRHHAQDTAALEDFKKGFAAAVAKLRARLLQGTVIEVWFQDEARVGQKNKITRRWAKRGTRPSAPHDQRTSSSYIFGAICPALGKAAGLVLPACNTEAMALHLAEISQTVAPKAHGAVLVDQAAWHMTDKLVIPDNITIIPIPAKCPELNPVENIWQFMRDNWLSNLIFETYEDIVDHCCKAWNKLVSMPDTITSIGTRDWAQEF, encoded by the exons ATGGGCGCAGCGCTCGCGTTACGGACAGACTACGACGGCATGAAGTTGAGAGAACTTGCGCGAAAGACAAAGGATGCCAACCAAGCCCGCAGGCTTTTGGCGCTGGCGGAGATCTATGATGGCGGTCGGCGCAGCGATGCTGCTCGGATTGGTGGTGTTGGCCTACAAATTGTCCGTGACTGGGTGGAGCGGTTTAATGCCCGCGGGCCTGACGGCTTGATCAACGGCAAAGCTCCTGGTCAGCAGTCTAAGCTTAACGATGAGCAGCGCAGGGCGCTTGCTGCAATTGTTGAGAGCGGTCCGACCTTATCGGTCCATGGGGTCGTCCGCTGGCGCCTGAGTGATCTGAGGAAATGGATTGCAGACACATTTGGGATTTCACTTCACGAGACGTCGATAAGCCGGGAACTCAGGGCGCTTGGTTATGTCAAACTCACAGCACGCCCGCGCCATCACGCGCAAGATACAGCCGCACTGGAGGACTTT AAAAAAGGGTTTGCAGCCGCAGTAGCAAAGCTCCGCGCACGGCTCCTGCAAGGCACTGTGATCGAAGTCTGGTTCCAAGATGAAGCGCGTGTCGGCCAGAAAAACAAGATCACGCGCCGATGGGCGAAGCGCGGTACGCGACCTTCCGCCCCACATGATCAGCGCACGAGTTCAAGCTACATCTTTGGAGCGATTTGCCCAGCCCTCGGGAAAGCTGCAGGTCTTGTGCTGCCAGCGTGCAATACCGAAGCGATGGCCCTGCATCTTGCTGAAATCTCCCAAACTGTCGCACCCAAAGCACATGGGGCTGTGCTCGTGGATCAAGCCGCATGGCACATGACTGACAAGCTGGTCATTCCGGACAACATCACCATCATCCCGATCCCCGCAAAATGCCCAGAACTCAATCCAGTCGAAAACATCTGGCAATTCATGCGAGACAACTGGCTATCAAACCTCATCTTCGAAACCTATGAAGACATCGTAGATCATTGCTGCAAGGCTTGGAACAAATTGGTCAGCATGCCCGACACAATCACCTCCATTGGAACCCGCGACTGGGCTCAAGAGTTCTGA
- a CDS encoding IS630 family transposase (programmed frameshift), translated as MTRGCKPKYVVRLTTEEREHLEGMIRTGRQAAYRLLKARILLKADVSSDGPGWEDARIAEALETSLSTVFHTRRQLVEEGLEATLARKVPASLSQPRIFDGQAEAKLIALACSEPPEGYTHWTLRLLEKRVVELGIVEQASDTTIQRTLKKNALKPHRNRYWVIPPKANAGFVAAMENVLDVYTRPHDQNRPLVCLDETSKQLTRETRTPIPMQPGREARHDYEYERAGVASLFMLFAPLEGWRHVEIRDRRTAIDYAHILRDLADLHFPYAEKIDLVQDNLNTHNPASLYEAFPPAQARRIAQRFEWHYTPKHGSWLNIAECELSVLARQCLARRIPDKTMLKAEVDAWTTNRNSQRAKTNWQFTTQDARTKLIRLYPQIE; from the exons ATGACAAGAGGGTGCAAGCCGAAGTATGTAGTTCGACTGACGACAGAGGAGCGTGAACACCTTGAAGGGATGATCAGAACGGGTCGGCAAGCCGCCTACAGACTGCTGAAGGCGCGGATTTTGCTGAAGGCGGATGTGTCCTCTGATGGCCCGGGATGGGAAGATGCGCGCATTGCCGAGGCATTAGAGACCAGTCTCTCGACTGTTTTCCACACCCGGCGCCAACTTGTGGAGGAAGGGCTTGAGGCGACTTTAGCGCGCAAAGTTCCAGCGTCGCTTTCACAACCTCGGATCTTCGATGGGCAAGCCGAGGCCAAGCTGATCGCGCTTGCCTGTTCCGAACCACCCGAAGGATATACGCACTGGACACTCAGGTTGTTGGAAAAGCGGGTTGTCGAACTGGGCATTGTTGAGCAGGCCAGTGATACCACAATCCAACGCACGCTTA AAAAAAACGCGCTCAAACCGCACCGGAACCGGTACTGGGTAATCCCACCCAAAGCCAACGCTGGTTTCGTGGCGGCCATGGAGAATGTGCTGGACGTCTACACCCGTCCACACGATCAAAACCGTCCGCTGGTTTGTCTGGACGAGACCAGCAAACAATTGACCCGTGAGACCCGCACACCCATTCCCATGCAGCCAGGGCGCGAGGCGCGCCATGACTACGAATATGAACGCGCAGGTGTCGCCAGCCTGTTCATGTTATTCGCTCCTCTGGAGGGCTGGCGCCACGTCGAGATACGCGATCGACGCACTGCCATCGATTATGCCCATATCCTGCGCGATCTGGCTGATCTCCACTTTCCCTATGCCGAAAAGATCGATCTCGTGCAGGATAATCTGAACACCCACAACCCTGCATCGCTGTACGAGGCTTTCCCGCCTGCCCAAGCGCGCCGCATCGCACAACGGTTCGAATGGCACTACACGCCAAAACATGGGTCTTGGCTCAACATCGCTGAATGTGAACTCAGCGTCCTCGCTCGCCAATGTCTGGCCCGGCGCATCCCGGACAAAACTATGCTGAAGGCCGAAGTCGATGCATGGACAACAAATCGCAACTCCCAACGCGCCAAAACCAACTGGCAGTTCACAACTCAAGACGCGCGCACAAAGCTTATCCGGCTTTATCCGCAAATCGAGTGA
- a CDS encoding response regulator, with product MKQPAPRPNAQKTALIVDDSRAQRMIFAKLLQHWGYQTQEARSGIDALEACTKRHFDLILSDWMMPEMDGLEFCRSFRALSEEKYSYTKSREI from the coding sequence ATGAAACAACCAGCGCCAAGGCCGAATGCGCAGAAAACTGCACTTATCGTCGATGACAGTCGCGCGCAGCGTATGATTTTCGCCAAGCTGTTACAACACTGGGGATATCAAACGCAAGAGGCCCGCTCTGGGATTGACGCTCTGGAGGCCTGCACCAAACGCCATTTCGACCTGATCCTGTCGGATTGGATGATGCCGGAAATGGATGGGCTGGAATTCTGCCGCAGCTTTCGCGCGCTGTCGGAAGAAAAGTATAGTTATACCAAGTCTCGCGAAATCTGA